In Primulina eburnea isolate SZY01 chromosome 3, ASM2296580v1, whole genome shotgun sequence, one DNA window encodes the following:
- the LOC140825849 gene encoding vacuolar protein sorting-associated protein 2 homolog 1, translating to MSFLFGKRKTPAELLRENKRMLDKSIREIERERQGLQTQEKKLIAEIKKSAKQGQMGAVKVMAKDLIRTRHQIEKFYKLKSQLQGVSLRIQTLKSTQAMGEAMKGVTKAMGQMNRQMNLPSLQKIMQEFERQNEKMELVSEVMADAIDDALEGDEEEEETEELVSQVLDEIGIDINSELVNAPSSAVAAQNTKNKVPQAEATGNDDGGIDSDLQARLDNLRKM from the exons ATGAGTTTCCTGTTCGGAAAAAGGAAAACTCCCGCAG AGCTTCTGCGGGAAAATAAAAGAATGCTTGATAAATCCATTCGGGAAATTGAGAGGGAGAGGCAGGGGTTACAAACACAAGAGAAGAAACTTATCGCTGAGATAAAGAAGAGCGCGAAGCAGGGGCAGATG GGTGCTGTTAAGGTGATGGCCAAAGATCTTATCAGAACACGACATCAGATTGAAAAGTTTTACAAGTTGAAATCTCAACTTCAAGGGGTGTCCCTCAGAATTCAG ACGCTTAAGTCGACACAAGCAATGGGGGAGGCAATGAAAGGCGTTACAAAGGCTATGGGGCAAATGAATAGGCAGATGAATCTGCCATCATTACAGAAGATAATGCAAGAATTCGAACGACAAAATGAAAAAATGGAATTAGTTAGTGAGGTGATGGCCGATGCTATAGACGATGCATTGGAAGGAGATGAGGAGGAAGAAGAAACAGAAGAGCTGGTGAGTCAGGTTCTTGATGAGATTGGCATTGACATTAATTCTGAG CTCGTAAACGCACCTTCCTCAGCTGTAGCTGCCCAAAACACGAAGAACAAGGTTCCACAAGCTGAGGCAACAGGAAATGATGATGGTGGAATTGACAGCGACCTGCAGGCCAGGTTGGACAATTTGAGGAAGATGTAA
- the LOC140828134 gene encoding protein BIG GRAIN 1-like A encodes MQSFSSSLLDAMYRSMDEPRRNSNEQQEEKGNFFHRKNNFAQVEEEIESLRRAIMIEKWMQSHRSSTISTRHLPSNSGSSTDSSIFSSSETDSSASRSTPKPSLFPVKKSKQAQTRLVDKPDATPKREGRFTQTKSKAMKIYGDLKKVKEPVSPGGKLTSFLNSIFSPRNPKKNYQDLEEWSSMRKSRSMKDTKTTSLASSLKKNPSSKSNKSQRSVRFCPVSVILDENCQPCGQKNVCGYEHSFSVSVPSHVGSQFIKKNIDSFRVYEGKYTRQKDFGEFHEYDQCDFDDISCASSDLFELENIGRVGIEAYEEELPVYGTTDIKMNQAIARANSHL; translated from the coding sequence ATGCAGTCCTTTTCTTCGTCTCTACTCGATGCCATGTACCGCTCCATGGACGAACCGAGACGAAATAGCAACGAGCAACAAGAAGAAAAGGGAAACTTTTTTCACAGGAAAAACAACTTTGCACAAGTTGAGGAAGAAATCGAAAGCCTCAGACGAGCGATCATGATCGAAAAATGGATGCAAAGTCATAGAAGCAGCACCATTTCCACGAGGCATTTGCCATCAAATTCAGGCTCATCAACAGATTCAAGCATTTTCTCATCTTCGGAAACTGACTCCTCGGCTTCAAGATCCACCCCTAAACCATCACTTTTTCCAGTTAAGAAGTCGAAACAAGCTCAAACTCGACTCGTTGACAAGCCTGACGCTACTCCAAAGCGTGAAGGGCGATTCACACAGACAAAATCCAAGGCAATGAAGATATATGGAGACTTGAAGAAGGTGAAAGAGCCTGTTTCACCGGGAGGCAAACTCACAAGTTTCTTGAATTCCATCTTCAGTCCAAGAAACCCGAAGAAAAATTATCAGGACCTGGAAGAATGGAGCTCCATGAGGAAGTCAAGATCCATGAAGGACACAAAAACCACCTCACTGGCctcaagtttaaaaaaaaacccgTCTTCGAAAAGcaataaatcccaaagatcAGTTAGATTTTGCCCTGTTAGTGTCATTCTTGATGAAAATTGCCAACCCTGCGGGCAGAAGAACGTCTGCGGTTACGAACATTCATTCAGTGTCTCGGTGCCAAGTCATGTTGGTAGCCAGTTTATCAAGAAAAATATCGATAGTTTTCGAGTTTACGAGGGGAAGTATACTAGACAGAAAGACTTTGGAGAGTTCCATGAGTACGATCAGTGTGATTTTGATGATATAAGTTGCGCAAGTTCCGATCTTTTCGAGCTTGAAAACATAGGCAGGGTTGGGATTGAAGCATATGAAGAAGAATTACCAGTTTATGGAACTACTGATATTAAAATGAACCAGGCGATTGCTAGAGCAAATTCACATTTGTGA
- the LOC140825850 gene encoding phospholipid:diacylglycerol acyltransferase 1-like, whose translation MPTLRRRKGSGGDNKPQNSKPGLNEDKERKGGDSEQRSNFDVNLNSNLNYGSNNSSAEKSRRRWSCVDSCCWFIGCICSMWWFLLFLYNAMPASFPQYVTEAITGPLPDPPGVKLAKDGLRAKHPVIFVPGIVTGGLELWEGHACAEGLFRKRLWGGTFGEVYKRPLCWVEHMSLDNETGLDPPGIKIRPVSGLVAADYFAPGYFVWAVLIANLARIGYEDKNMYMAAYDWRISFQNTEVRDQTLSRIKSNIELMVATSGGKKVVVVPHSMGVLYFLHFMKWVEAPAPMGGGGGPNWCAEHIKAVMNIGGPFLGVPKAVTGLFSAEAKDIAIARAIAPGVLDMDVFGFQTLQHVMRMTRTWDSTMSMIPKGGDTIWGGFDWSPEEGHDCSLKKKNDNGQTTAHNRTEDLANSFHAKYGRIISFGKDVSNLHSSEIERVDFRDAMKGKNLANTTCRDVWTEYHDMGIGGVKAIADYKVYTADSILDMLQFVAPKMMKRGSAHFSYGVADDLDDKRYDHYKYWSNPLETKLPNAPNMEIFSMYGVGIPTERAYVYKLSPAAECYIPFQIDTAAEGGDKGPCLKGGVYSVNGDETVPVLSAGFMCAKGWRGKTRFNPSGIRTFVREYNHAPPSTLLEGRGTQSGAHVDIMGNFALIEDIIKVAAGATGEDIGGDQVHSDIFKWSERIKLKL comes from the exons ATGCCTACGCTGAGACGCAGAAAAGGTTCTGGAGGGGATAATAAACCTCAGAATTCTAAACCGGGATTGAATGAAGACAAGGAGAGAAAGGGGGGTGATTCGGAACAAAGATCGAATTTTGATGTGAATTTGAATTCCAATTTGAACTATGGATCGAATAATTCTTCGGCGGAGAAATCGAGGAGGAGATGGAGCTGTGTGGACAGTTGCTGCTGGTTCATCGGGTGCATATGTTCGATGTGGTGGTTCTTGTTATTCTTGTACAATGCAATGCCAGCTTCGTTTCCGCAGTATGTAACGGAAGCGATCACAGGGCCATTGCCGGATCCTCCGGGTGTGAAGTTGGCCAAGGATGGATTGAGAGCTAAACATCCGGTGATTTTCGTCCCTGGGATTGTTACCGGGGGGTTGGAGTTGTGGGAAGGCCACGCCTGTGCCGAGGGGTTGTTCAGAAAGAGGCTCTGGGGTGGTACATTTGGTGAAGTCTACAAAAG ACCTTTGTGCTGGGTTGAACACATGTCATTGGATAATGAAACCGGATTGGACCCCCCTGGTATAAAAATCAGGCCCGTTTCTGGCCTTGTGGCAGCTGATTACTTTGCACCGGGTTATTTCGTTTGGGCTGTTTTGATTGCTAACTTGGCTCGAATTGGGTATGAAGACAAAAACATGTATATGGCTGCCTATGATTGGAGGATCTCATTCCAAAACACCGAG GTTCGAGACCAAACTCTGAGCAGAATTAAAAGTAACATAGAGCTCATGGTAGCTACTAGTGGTGGCAAAAAGGTGGTGGTTGTACCACATTCAATGGGGGTTCTATATTTCTTGCATTTCATGAAATGGGTGGAGGCACCGGCGCCGatgggtggtggtggtggaccAAATTGGTGCGCGGAGCATATAAAGGCTGTAATGAACATTGGAGGGCCTTTCCTGGGTGTTCCTAAAGCAGTTACAGGATTGTTCTCTGCAGAAGCTAAGGATATTGCGATTGCAAG GGCTATAGCACCAGGTGTTCTGGACATGGATGTATTTGGATTCCAAACGTTACAGCATGTGATGCGAATGACTCGTACTTGGGACTCAACTATGTCGATGATACCAAAAGGCGGAGACACTATCTGGGGTGGTTTTGATTGGTCTCCAGAAGAAGGTCATGACTGTAGTTTGAAGAAAAAGAATGACAACGGCCAAACAACAGCTCACAACAGAACTGAGGATTTAGCCAATTCTTTTCACGCCAAGTATGGAAGAATAATATCATTTGGAAAGGACGTGTCTAATTTACATTCATCAGAAATTGAGCGAGTTGATTTTAGG GATGCTATGAAGGGGAAGAATCTGGCGAACACTACCTGCCGTGACGTGTGGACAGAGTACCATGATATGGGCATTGGTGGTGTCAAAGCTATAGCTGACTATAAAGTCTACACTGCAGATTCAATCTTGGATATGCTTCAATTTGTTGCACCTAAGATGATGAAGCGTGGCAGTGCTCATTTTTCCTATGGAGTAGCTGATGATCTAGATGACAAAAGATATGATCATTACAAGTACTGGTCAAATCCTTTAGAAACAAA ATTACCAAATGCCCCAAACATGGAAATTTTTTCAATGTATGGAGTAGGGATCCCTACAGAAAGAGCATATGTGTACAAGCTCAGTCCTGCTGCTGAGTGTTATATTCCTTTTCAAATTGACACTGCAGCAGAGGGTGGAGACAAAGGCCCTTGTCTGAAAGGAGGGGTATATTCAGTCAATGGAGATGAAACAGTCCCAGTTCTTAGTGCTGGCTTCATGTGTGCTAAAGGTTGGCGAGGAAAGACTAGATTCAATCCCTCTGGCATCCGTACATTTGTAAGGGAGTACAATCATGCCCCTCCCTCAACTCTTTTAGAGGGCAGAGGAACACAAAGTGGTGCTCATGTCGACATAATGGGAAACTTTGCCTTAATTGAAGATATCATAAAGGTAGCAGCAGGTGCCACAGGAGAAGATATAGGAGGAGATCAAGTACATTCTGATATTTTCAAATGGTCAGAAAGGATTAAGCTAAAGCTTTAA